From Agrobacterium tumefaciens, a single genomic window includes:
- a CDS encoding ABC transporter permease — MTFFSSNIFQLGIKELRGLARDGMLLVLIVYAFTLQIYTGSSALPETLNNAAIAIVDEDQSPLSGRISTAFYPPYFAPPKQISIAEMDKRMDAGLDTFALNIPPDFQRRLMAGQQPAIQLNIDATRMSQAFSGGGYVQTIISSEVQEYVNRYRGATSVPVDLTLRARFNPELDKSWFGSINNIITAITMLSIVLTGAALIREREHGTVEHLLVMPVTPLEIMLSKVWSMGLVVLVASAFSLFVVVQGLLGIPIEGSLWLFLLGTALQLFAMTSMGIFMATVAGSMPQFGMLLILVLLPLQVLSGATTPRESMPDIIQYIMLLAPNTHFVILAQSILFRGAGIDVVWPQLMALAAIGGVMFYLALRRFRTFLR, encoded by the coding sequence ATGACGTTTTTTTCCTCAAACATCTTTCAGCTCGGCATCAAGGAGTTGCGTGGTCTTGCCCGCGACGGAATGTTGCTTGTCCTCATCGTCTATGCCTTCACGCTGCAGATTTACACCGGCTCGAGTGCTTTGCCGGAAACGCTGAACAATGCTGCGATTGCCATTGTCGACGAGGATCAGTCGCCGCTTTCCGGACGTATCAGCACCGCGTTCTACCCGCCATACTTTGCGCCTCCAAAACAGATTTCGATTGCCGAAATGGACAAGCGTATGGATGCGGGCCTCGATACGTTTGCTCTGAACATCCCCCCCGATTTTCAGCGCCGATTGATGGCAGGCCAGCAGCCGGCGATCCAGCTCAATATCGACGCGACGCGTATGAGCCAGGCGTTCAGCGGGGGTGGATATGTTCAGACCATCATCTCGAGCGAAGTTCAGGAATATGTGAACCGTTATAGAGGCGCAACGTCTGTCCCGGTGGATTTGACATTAAGGGCGCGTTTCAACCCGGAACTGGATAAATCCTGGTTCGGGTCGATCAACAACATCATCACTGCCATCACGATGCTCTCTATCGTGCTGACGGGAGCCGCGCTGATCCGGGAGCGGGAGCACGGCACGGTCGAGCATCTCCTCGTCATGCCAGTCACGCCATTGGAGATTATGCTGAGCAAAGTCTGGTCGATGGGACTTGTCGTCCTCGTGGCATCGGCGTTTTCTCTCTTCGTCGTGGTCCAAGGGCTGCTCGGCATCCCCATTGAGGGCTCGCTCTGGCTCTTTCTTTTGGGTACCGCCCTGCAATTGTTCGCCATGACGTCCATGGGTATTTTTATGGCGACTGTGGCCGGTTCCATGCCGCAATTCGGTATGTTGCTGATCCTGGTTCTCCTGCCGCTTCAGGTGCTTTCAGGCGCGACAACGCCGCGAGAGAGCATGCCCGACATCATTCAGTACATTATGCTGCTCGCACCCAATACCCATTTCGTCATCCTTGCGCAGTCCATTCTGTTCAGGGGGGCGGGGATTGACGTCGTCTGGCCGCAACTCATGGCGCTTGCGGCGATCGGTGGTGTCATGTTCTACCTTGCCCTGCGACGTTTCAGGACATTCCTGCGCTGA
- a CDS encoding DUF4139 domain-containing protein, which produces MTKTKRVLPALFFTLIATTASAAVNGPVKSVTLSSGGLAEIVRSAEVGQDSEVTIEVPLDQIDDVLKSLVVRDKEGRVKNLSLAGPNPLEETFRTLPFKASDLTSMPKLLDAIKGARVRAGDKDGVILGVTASEDEKTSKSWQLSLMMDNGEVAMVPLPGTKVEILDTSVRAKLKTAMDVIAKGNTDGARTVTLKLDGAASRDVDISYVVPAPIWKTSYRLVTSKDGEVRLQAWAVFENASGEDWNGVGVTLSSGKPVTLKQALHRHFMRDRTEVPVDTAAARLPRGVMAKPMMARQNFEISNLLSSPAADAMAGEAAPAPFAMAAGQEASVAEQDVTSTFALNGTYDVKNGDTISVPIIDQGVKAEMVSLFRAGMVSDHPVAAALIENNAGISLPPGIMTVYDESVGYVGDAQINGLPRDEKQSVSFAVDQKVNVDPAVKTSQNIVNLKVIDGMMHAKSSTVEEATYTITGAQDGERTVVIEVPKRSGWTFKAEGQDDPTVSDYRIKTKLKAAETKTVSTRFELINDETISLVDADAFTLVAWQEAAVDDETKAKLIELADARRSENDAQLRLQVLDQDYDRASQEQARVRENLQAVGDGDTKNRFDKQLNLLEDKLTSIEGQRVEQRKILDDFTAKVGKIIRTF; this is translated from the coding sequence ATGACCAAAACCAAGCGCGTTCTACCAGCTCTCTTCTTCACACTCATCGCAACAACAGCGTCTGCTGCCGTCAACGGCCCCGTAAAATCCGTAACGCTGTCTTCCGGCGGGCTAGCCGAAATTGTCAGGTCTGCTGAAGTTGGTCAGGATTCCGAGGTCACCATCGAGGTGCCGCTCGATCAGATCGATGATGTTCTTAAGAGCCTCGTTGTCCGGGATAAGGAAGGTAGGGTCAAGAACCTGTCACTTGCTGGACCCAACCCGCTTGAAGAGACTTTCCGCACACTGCCGTTCAAAGCGTCTGACCTTACCTCAATGCCCAAGCTACTGGATGCGATCAAGGGAGCACGGGTCAGGGCAGGGGATAAAGATGGCGTCATTCTTGGTGTTACGGCCAGCGAAGATGAAAAAACATCCAAAAGCTGGCAGTTATCCCTGATGATGGACAACGGCGAAGTTGCGATGGTTCCGCTGCCGGGCACAAAGGTTGAAATTCTGGACACTTCTGTCAGAGCCAAACTCAAGACCGCGATGGATGTGATTGCAAAAGGTAATACAGATGGAGCGCGCACTGTAACGCTGAAGCTCGATGGCGCTGCTTCCCGGGACGTTGATATCTCATATGTCGTACCAGCTCCGATCTGGAAGACTTCATACCGCCTTGTAACGAGCAAGGATGGCGAAGTCCGCCTCCAGGCCTGGGCAGTATTCGAAAATGCGTCAGGAGAAGATTGGAACGGTGTCGGCGTGACACTTTCTTCCGGAAAGCCGGTCACCCTCAAGCAAGCGCTTCATCGACACTTCATGCGTGACCGCACCGAAGTGCCAGTTGATACGGCGGCAGCCAGACTTCCGCGCGGAGTAATGGCGAAACCAATGATGGCTAGACAAAACTTTGAGATTTCAAATCTCCTTTCCTCGCCCGCGGCAGATGCAATGGCTGGTGAGGCCGCGCCAGCTCCTTTCGCAATGGCTGCGGGTCAAGAAGCGAGCGTTGCCGAACAGGATGTTACGTCCACATTCGCTTTGAATGGCACCTACGACGTCAAGAATGGTGACACTATTTCGGTTCCGATCATTGATCAGGGAGTGAAGGCTGAAATGGTCTCACTTTTTCGAGCCGGGATGGTGAGTGACCACCCGGTAGCGGCTGCACTGATTGAAAATAATGCCGGGATCAGTCTGCCGCCCGGCATCATGACTGTTTATGATGAAAGTGTCGGATATGTCGGTGACGCGCAAATAAATGGACTGCCAAGGGACGAAAAACAATCGGTGAGCTTTGCGGTCGATCAGAAGGTGAATGTAGACCCAGCGGTTAAGACCAGCCAGAACATCGTCAATCTCAAGGTCATCGATGGCATGATGCACGCAAAGTCATCAACCGTTGAAGAGGCGACCTACACTATCACGGGCGCTCAGGATGGCGAGCGTACCGTCGTGATTGAGGTTCCAAAACGGAGCGGCTGGACGTTTAAGGCCGAGGGACAGGATGATCCAACCGTCAGTGATTATCGAATAAAGACAAAACTGAAAGCCGCCGAGACGAAGACTGTCTCAACACGGTTTGAATTGATCAACGATGAAACCATTTCGCTCGTCGACGCGGACGCGTTCACTTTGGTCGCCTGGCAAGAGGCTGCTGTCGATGACGAGACGAAGGCAAAGCTCATAGAACTGGCAGATGCGCGCCGGAGCGAGAATGACGCTCAACTGAGACTGCAGGTTCTCGATCAGGACTACGACCGGGCATCGCAGGAGCAGGCGAGGGTTCGCGAAAATCTGCAGGCTGTTGGAGACGGCGATACGAAAAATCGCTTCGACAAGCAGCTGAACCTTCTGGAAGACAAGCTCACTTCAATCGAGGGGCAGCGGGTTGAACAGCGAAAAATTCTAGACGATTTTACAGCAAAAGTGGGCAAGATCATCAGAACTTTCTGA
- a CDS encoding FadR family transcriptional regulator has protein sequence MQPIPPSDRVRQVEAALSDYVERADLKAGDRLPAERELMAALGVGRSTIREVIRKFQALGVIDSRKGSGNYLLKPISAATVHMPISIEAESLRDALLMTLEVRRGIEVEASMAAARRRTADDITTMEARLDEMERVHLAEGTSGKADLAFHLSIYDATHNPLFKQLLEQMREGFERFWSKPFDRPDFAGRSFPFHRTLFNAIASGNADAAREETLKILAVVEEDIKDMSK, from the coding sequence ATGCAGCCGATACCGCCGAGCGACCGTGTGCGCCAGGTCGAAGCTGCCCTTTCCGATTATGTCGAGCGGGCTGATCTTAAAGCCGGCGATCGGCTTCCAGCCGAACGAGAATTGATGGCAGCACTTGGTGTAGGTCGTTCCACAATCCGTGAAGTAATTCGTAAATTCCAGGCACTGGGTGTCATCGATAGCCGTAAGGGTAGCGGCAATTACCTGCTCAAGCCGATCTCTGCGGCCACCGTGCATATGCCAATTTCGATTGAGGCCGAAAGCCTCCGTGATGCCCTGCTGATGACCCTCGAGGTTCGGCGCGGCATCGAGGTCGAAGCCTCAATGGCAGCGGCGCGCCGGCGCACGGCTGATGATATCACAACGATGGAAGCGCGGCTCGACGAGATGGAACGGGTCCATCTTGCGGAAGGAACGTCCGGCAAAGCAGACCTTGCCTTCCACCTTTCGATTTATGACGCCACGCATAACCCACTTTTCAAACAGCTACTTGAGCAGATGCGTGAAGGGTTCGAACGCTTCTGGTCAAAGCCTTTTGATCGTCCGGATTTCGCAGGGCGATCCTTTCCGTTCCACCGGACGCTTTTTAACGCAATCGCGTCTGGCAATGCTGATGCTGCCCGCGAAGAAACACTTAAAATCCTCGCCGTGGTCGAGGAAGATATCAAGGACATGTCGAAATGA
- a CDS encoding sugar ABC transporter permease codes for MSYALGAGPVVARKPALKRFADWAEPWLYSAPVLVLIVAVMLVPLVLGLSYAFRDVQLLNPFSGGFVGLEHLKTLSQDAAFYRALKNTLWWTGASVFLQFFFGLILALLLDKPFAGRGIAQALVFLPWAVPTFLAGLNWAWLFNPVIGPLPHWMVSLGLLSAPNNILADPQLAMWGPIIANVWWGIPFFAITLLAALQAIPRDLYEAASIDGANPLQRFTSITLPFLAPTIAITVLLRTVWIANFADLIIVMTNGGPADRTQIVASYIFTQAFKRLDFGYASAIALVLLVLLLAYSMVIVIMRQRLIEKD; via the coding sequence ATGTCTTATGCCCTTGGCGCTGGGCCAGTGGTCGCGCGCAAACCGGCGCTCAAGCGTTTTGCCGATTGGGCAGAGCCCTGGCTCTACAGCGCGCCCGTTCTTGTGTTGATCGTTGCCGTCATGCTGGTACCGTTGGTGCTGGGCCTGTCTTATGCCTTCCGGGACGTGCAGCTCCTCAACCCGTTTTCCGGGGGATTTGTCGGGCTCGAACACCTGAAGACGCTCTCCCAGGATGCCGCTTTCTATCGCGCCTTGAAAAACACCCTCTGGTGGACGGGCGCTTCGGTCTTCCTGCAGTTCTTTTTCGGCCTCATCTTGGCATTGCTGCTGGACAAGCCATTTGCGGGCAGGGGAATTGCACAGGCTCTCGTTTTCCTTCCCTGGGCCGTCCCGACATTTCTCGCCGGGCTGAACTGGGCGTGGCTTTTTAACCCCGTTATCGGACCTTTGCCGCACTGGATGGTGTCGCTTGGTCTGCTGTCAGCGCCCAACAATATTCTTGCAGACCCGCAGCTTGCCATGTGGGGCCCGATCATCGCCAATGTCTGGTGGGGCATTCCATTCTTCGCAATCACCCTTCTGGCAGCGCTACAGGCAATCCCGCGCGATCTCTATGAGGCAGCCTCAATCGATGGCGCCAATCCGTTGCAGCGTTTTACCTCGATTACCTTGCCGTTTCTCGCGCCGACGATTGCGATCACCGTCCTGCTTCGAACCGTATGGATTGCCAATTTTGCCGATCTCATCATCGTTATGACAAATGGCGGACCAGCGGACCGGACGCAGATCGTTGCAAGTTACATTTTCACGCAGGCTTTCAAGCGCCTGGACTTCGGTTACGCATCGGCAATCGCGCTCGTTTTGCTGGTGCTCTTGCTGGCATACTCGATGGTGATCGTGATCATGCGTCAGCGCCTGATTGAAAAGGACTAG
- a CDS encoding carbohydrate ABC transporter permease: MASRIFLTLAHRLAILAYIVFALFPLFWLLKVSVTPNDLLYSEGVRLWPSQATLDHYRFVIENSAFPTFFKNSVIVAGSTALAVTLLSSLSGYALSRFHFKGKYWIVALMLITQMFPLVMLVAPIFKMLSPLGLTNSLTGLVIVYTAFNVPFATFLMQSFFDGIPKDLEEAAMIDGASRFVAFRQIILPLTLPGIAATLGFVFTAAWSELLFALMLISGNQSATFPVGLLTFVSKFSVDFGQMMAAGVLALIPACLFFLLIQRYLVQGLTAGAVKG; encoded by the coding sequence ATGGCTAGCAGGATTTTCCTCACACTGGCGCACCGCCTGGCTATTCTTGCCTACATCGTCTTTGCGCTTTTCCCGCTCTTTTGGCTGCTAAAGGTGTCTGTGACGCCAAATGACCTCCTCTACAGCGAAGGAGTAAGACTTTGGCCGTCGCAAGCGACGCTGGACCATTACCGTTTCGTCATAGAAAACAGTGCCTTCCCAACGTTTTTTAAGAACAGTGTCATTGTTGCAGGCTCAACGGCACTTGCCGTTACGTTACTCTCGTCGCTATCGGGCTATGCACTGTCGCGTTTTCACTTCAAGGGAAAGTATTGGATCGTCGCCCTGATGCTGATTACGCAGATGTTCCCGCTGGTCATGCTCGTAGCACCAATCTTCAAAATGCTGTCGCCGCTCGGATTGACCAACAGTCTGACCGGCCTCGTCATCGTTTATACCGCCTTCAACGTGCCGTTCGCCACCTTCCTGATGCAATCGTTCTTCGATGGCATTCCGAAGGATCTGGAAGAGGCGGCCATGATCGACGGTGCAAGCCGCTTCGTGGCGTTTCGGCAAATCATCCTTCCACTCACGCTTCCCGGGATTGCGGCGACGCTTGGTTTTGTCTTTACCGCCGCATGGAGCGAGTTGCTTTTTGCCCTCATGCTGATTTCAGGCAACCAAAGCGCGACGTTCCCGGTCGGACTTTTGACCTTCGTTTCCAAATTCTCCGTCGATTTCGGGCAGATGATGGCTGCGGGCGTGCTGGCACTCATTCCGGCCTGCCTCTTCTTCTTGCTCATTCAACGTTACCTCGTGCAGGGCCTGACGGCCGGCGCGGTGAAAGGATAA
- a CDS encoding sugar ABC transporter substrate-binding protein, producing MKKLVTAALFTAMMAGTAMADTTLKLVEVITSPERTETLKGIVSKFETANPGTKVEIISLPWSEAFQKFATMVSAGDVPDVMEMPDTWLSLYANNGMLESLEPYLAKWKHTPGLSDRTLELGRDVKDTAYMLPYGFYLRAMFYNKKLLEQAGVKEPPKTLDEFADASKKVAALPGKYGYCMRGGPGGLNGWVMFGASMAGSNEFFTKDGTSTFDSPGWVKGLTYVVDLYKNGYAPKDSVNWGFNEIVAGFYSGTCAFLDQDPDALIAIAQRMKAEDFGVMTMPKGPDGKTFPTIGFAGWSMMAKSENKDLSWKLIETLEGPEGNIEWNKKTGALPVHKSAEKDPFYASEQFKGWFDELADKNAVPTTMPTYLEEFAFFKDSLVIKTSQEALLGDITPEDLAKQWADYMTKAQQKFLASK from the coding sequence ATGAAAAAACTGGTAACCGCAGCACTCTTCACCGCCATGATGGCCGGAACGGCTATGGCGGACACGACCTTGAAACTAGTTGAGGTCATTACAAGCCCGGAGCGCACGGAAACGCTCAAAGGCATCGTTTCGAAATTTGAAACCGCCAATCCGGGGACAAAGGTCGAAATCATCTCCTTGCCCTGGAGCGAAGCCTTCCAGAAATTCGCAACCATGGTGTCAGCCGGAGATGTCCCGGATGTCATGGAAATGCCCGATACCTGGCTGTCGCTCTACGCCAACAATGGCATGCTCGAAAGCCTGGAGCCTTACCTCGCCAAATGGAAGCATACGCCGGGCCTCAGTGACCGGACACTTGAGCTTGGCCGCGACGTAAAGGACACGGCCTACATGTTGCCCTACGGATTTTATCTGAGGGCCATGTTCTACAACAAGAAACTCCTGGAGCAGGCCGGTGTGAAAGAGCCGCCGAAGACGCTGGACGAATTTGCCGACGCGTCGAAGAAGGTTGCCGCCCTGCCAGGCAAATACGGATACTGCATGCGCGGTGGACCGGGTGGACTGAACGGTTGGGTGATGTTCGGCGCGTCGATGGCTGGCTCCAATGAGTTCTTTACCAAGGATGGAACGTCGACCTTCGACAGCCCAGGCTGGGTAAAGGGTCTCACCTATGTGGTTGATCTTTACAAGAACGGTTATGCTCCAAAGGACAGCGTAAACTGGGGCTTCAACGAGATTGTCGCCGGTTTTTACTCTGGCACCTGCGCATTCCTCGATCAGGATCCTGACGCACTGATCGCAATTGCTCAGCGCATGAAGGCGGAGGACTTCGGTGTGATGACCATGCCGAAGGGCCCAGACGGAAAGACGTTCCCGACGATTGGTTTTGCGGGCTGGTCAATGATGGCCAAATCCGAGAACAAGGACTTGTCCTGGAAGCTGATCGAAACCCTCGAAGGGCCGGAAGGCAATATCGAGTGGAACAAGAAGACGGGTGCTCTGCCAGTGCACAAGTCGGCTGAAAAGGATCCTTTCTATGCGAGCGAACAGTTCAAGGGCTGGTTCGATGAGCTTGCTGACAAGAATGCCGTGCCGACCACGATGCCGACCTATCTGGAGGAGTTTGCCTTCTTCAAGGATTCGCTCGTGATCAAGACGTCACAGGAAGCACTGCTTGGCGATATCACGCCTGAAGACCTCGCCAAACAGTGGGCAGACTACATGACCAAGGCGCAACAGAAGTTTTTGGCATCCAAATAA
- a CDS encoding ATP-binding protein — protein MQFVGRERELRLVRTELDSQRPSLIIVFGRRRIGKSRFLRESAKDRPEIYFQATRVSSLLNLEQFKSDVGKAIGSKPQLEALSSWEGVLHYVAERAGEHPGLIVTIDEFPYLLDNEPALPSIVQKFWDSGALADGSMKLILCGSAISQMEDLLAERNPLYGRKTLSLDMKALPLVDVAKCFPEYTADDIIRTYSVFGGIPYYLQLCDAQEPLRNNVIKLLLTETGSLIDEPNTLLQTELREPSFYSSVVAAISDGCSTKSEIANRLGVKGDSIGPYLAKLLALDLIDNSKSLDANEKGRNRRYRVADSLMSFWHRFVRTNLSAISSGFGEEVYDRVVEPRFSEYMGMAFEPIAIQFARLHMQEVLAVPTQEVGQIWGHVDFDIDVAGRLLDGAFFYGECKWRSRVIDLGHVRLLRERSEKTTYGEGSTGKHYLFFSRRGFSSDVESLAKEDEHLHLITPETLVKPRR, from the coding sequence ATGCAGTTTGTAGGTCGCGAACGTGAACTCAGGCTGGTGCGGACCGAATTGGATTCGCAACGACCTTCCCTCATCATCGTATTTGGCCGACGGCGGATCGGCAAATCGCGGTTCCTTCGGGAGTCCGCCAAGGATCGCCCGGAAATCTACTTTCAGGCAACCCGCGTCTCATCACTTTTAAACCTGGAGCAGTTCAAATCCGATGTCGGAAAGGCAATCGGATCAAAGCCACAGCTAGAAGCGTTATCAAGCTGGGAGGGGGTACTGCACTATGTTGCCGAGCGTGCCGGCGAGCATCCGGGACTGATCGTCACGATCGACGAATTTCCGTATCTGCTTGATAACGAGCCAGCACTGCCATCGATCGTGCAGAAATTCTGGGATTCCGGCGCGCTTGCAGATGGGTCGATGAAATTGATCCTTTGCGGCTCAGCCATTTCTCAAATGGAAGACCTGTTGGCGGAACGGAACCCGCTTTACGGGCGAAAAACCCTGTCGCTCGACATGAAGGCCTTGCCCCTTGTCGATGTAGCCAAGTGTTTCCCAGAGTACACTGCCGATGACATAATCAGAACCTATTCGGTTTTCGGGGGCATTCCCTACTATCTTCAGCTTTGCGATGCGCAGGAGCCGCTCCGCAATAACGTCATCAAACTCTTGCTTACAGAGACAGGCTCGCTGATCGACGAACCGAACACGCTGTTGCAGACCGAACTCAGAGAGCCGTCTTTTTACTCAAGCGTGGTTGCGGCTATATCTGACGGTTGCAGCACTAAATCGGAGATTGCAAACCGACTGGGTGTCAAAGGCGACAGTATTGGACCCTACCTGGCAAAACTGCTCGCGCTTGATTTGATCGATAATTCGAAATCGCTAGATGCCAACGAAAAGGGCCGAAACCGTCGCTATCGCGTCGCAGACAGCCTGATGTCGTTCTGGCATCGTTTCGTGCGAACAAACCTGAGCGCGATCAGCAGCGGGTTTGGCGAGGAGGTTTACGACCGCGTTGTGGAGCCTCGGTTCTCCGAATACATGGGGATGGCGTTCGAACCGATCGCCATTCAATTTGCAAGGCTTCATATGCAAGAGGTCCTTGCGGTACCGACCCAGGAGGTTGGCCAGATTTGGGGACACGTCGATTTCGACATCGATGTCGCGGGGCGATTGTTGGATGGTGCATTCTTCTATGGCGAATGCAAATGGCGATCGCGTGTGATCGACCTTGGCCACGTCCGATTGTTGCGTGAGCGATCCGAGAAAACGACTTACGGGGAAGGATCGACGGGCAAGCACTACCTGTTTTTCAGTAGACGTGGTTTTTCAAGCGATGTCGAGAGTTTGGCGAAAGAAGACGAGCACTTGCATCTGATAACCCCAGAAACACTGGTGAAACCGCGTCGGTAG